The Microbulbifer hydrolyticus genome has a segment encoding these proteins:
- a CDS encoding META domain-containing protein: MMRNGFNKVIPVWLGGLAIVIAGCMNMDDKDSGPTQNPGSMSSVCGHKWEMRLLRINGQAIPVDQPQEFTFLCNSDGESMGKSGINTYRGAMQVTANGQILWDTDSFASTKMAGPPQLMEQETQYLRALSGTRQAFVKSGGGRLILRDVPGDIYIEYIKAGS, translated from the coding sequence ATGATGCGGAACGGATTCAACAAGGTGATTCCGGTGTGGCTCGGCGGCCTCGCCATTGTTATCGCCGGATGTATGAACATGGATGACAAAGACTCGGGGCCAACCCAGAACCCGGGTTCCATGAGCAGTGTTTGCGGCCACAAATGGGAAATGCGCCTGCTGCGCATTAATGGCCAGGCCATCCCCGTGGACCAGCCACAGGAGTTCACCTTCCTGTGCAACAGCGATGGCGAGTCCATGGGCAAAAGCGGCATCAATACCTACCGCGGCGCCATGCAGGTCACCGCCAACGGCCAGATCCTGTGGGATACTGACAGCTTCGCCTCCACCAAGATGGCTGGACCACCCCAGCTGATGGAGCAGGAAACCCAGTACCTGCGCGCCCTGTCAGGGACCCGCCAGGCATTCGTGAAAAGTGGTGGCGGCCGCCTGATCCTGCGGGATGTGCCCGGGGACATCTATATCGAGTACATCAAGGCGGGAAGCTGA
- a CDS encoding SDR family oxidoreductase encodes MSDTITLTKNTGALKGKTIFITGASRGIGRAIALKCAADGANIAIAAKSAEPHPKLPGTIFTVAEEIEATGGVALPMQVDVREEEQVAEAMKKTAETFGGIDCVINNAGAINLTSVESTPPKRYDLMMDVNARAVYLTAHLAIPYLKQSECAHILSLSPPLNLEPRWLGPFAPYALSKFGMTILSMGLAEELKKTSINVATLWPRTLVATAAIEFAVGNREMFEQSRKPIVMADAAYEVLITTNRGLNGAQLIDEALLHERGVEDFTQYAHNPAKAGELAVDLFLDP; translated from the coding sequence ATGAGCGACACGATTACCCTCACCAAGAACACCGGCGCCCTCAAAGGTAAAACCATTTTTATCACCGGTGCCAGCCGGGGTATCGGCCGTGCCATCGCGCTCAAGTGTGCTGCCGACGGTGCCAATATCGCCATTGCGGCCAAGTCTGCCGAACCTCACCCCAAGCTCCCCGGTACCATCTTCACCGTGGCCGAAGAGATCGAGGCCACCGGTGGTGTGGCCCTGCCGATGCAGGTGGATGTGCGGGAGGAGGAGCAGGTGGCCGAGGCGATGAAGAAAACCGCTGAGACCTTCGGTGGCATCGACTGCGTGATCAACAATGCCGGCGCCATCAACCTCACCAGTGTCGAGTCCACGCCGCCCAAACGCTATGACCTGATGATGGATGTGAACGCCCGTGCCGTGTACCTGACCGCTCACCTGGCCATCCCCTACCTCAAGCAGTCGGAGTGCGCCCATATCCTCAGCCTGTCGCCGCCACTGAATCTGGAGCCGCGCTGGCTCGGCCCCTTTGCGCCCTACGCGCTGTCCAAGTTCGGTATGACCATCCTGAGCATGGGGCTGGCGGAAGAGCTGAAAAAGACCAGTATCAATGTCGCTACCCTGTGGCCGCGCACACTGGTGGCCACGGCGGCCATTGAATTTGCCGTGGGCAACCGCGAAATGTTCGAGCAGAGCCGCAAACCCATAGTGATGGCCGATGCCGCCTACGAGGTGCTGATCACCACCAATCGGGGCCTGAACGGTGCCCAGCTGATCGACGAGGCACTTTTGCATGAACGCGGGGTGGAAGATTTCACCCAATATGCGCACAATCCCGCCAAGGCCGGCGAGCTGGCGGTGGATCTGTTTCTCGATCCCTGA
- a CDS encoding META domain-containing protein → MHRLILLPQFNATRTCCLRVGVLALFLVFLTATGCGSSDTRPAAMSGTGSDAICDRQWLLENLSIDGREHKPRMFWQKMWRDRPYLGCDKFGFVRGSAGSNPYLGKFRLSDSGAIKWLKPPKISRMVGRRDSSELEQDFLLALPRVTHARTSGDILILEGDDGTRLEFKQTGEVPPPAT, encoded by the coding sequence ATGCATCGCCTGATTCTGCTGCCACAGTTCAACGCCACTCGCACCTGCTGCCTGCGTGTCGGTGTACTCGCGTTATTCCTTGTTTTTCTTACAGCAACCGGCTGTGGCAGCAGCGATACCCGCCCGGCGGCGATGAGCGGGACCGGCAGTGACGCCATCTGCGACCGCCAGTGGCTACTGGAAAATCTCTCGATCGACGGGCGCGAGCACAAGCCGCGCATGTTCTGGCAGAAGATGTGGCGCGACCGCCCCTACCTCGGCTGCGACAAATTCGGCTTTGTCCGTGGCAGCGCTGGCTCCAACCCCTATCTGGGCAAGTTTCGACTAAGCGACAGCGGCGCCATCAAATGGCTGAAGCCGCCGAAAATCTCGCGCATGGTGGGCCGTCGTGACAGCAGCGAACTGGAGCAGGACTTCCTCCTCGCACTACCGCGGGTCACCCACGCGCGCACCAGTGGCGACATCCTGATTCTCGAGGGTGACGACGGCACCCGTCTCGAGTTCAAGCAGACCGGTGAAGTGCCTCCACCCGCCACCTGA
- a CDS encoding acyl-CoA thioesterase produces MKWDFPQPFVHNIQVKPAHVDGLHHANNAEYVRWCERAAWLHSVELGLDVTNYQSMDRGMAIRHAEYDYILAAREGDELQIATWLTRVDGRLNMTRKFQVYRASDEALVLRATWQMVCIELSSGKPKRMPQTFKEIYCPAVVSAEGG; encoded by the coding sequence ATGAAGTGGGACTTCCCGCAACCTTTCGTACACAACATCCAGGTCAAGCCCGCGCACGTCGACGGCCTGCACCACGCCAACAATGCCGAATATGTGCGCTGGTGTGAGCGTGCCGCCTGGTTGCACAGCGTCGAGCTGGGCCTGGATGTCACCAATTACCAGTCCATGGACCGCGGAATGGCCATTCGCCACGCGGAGTACGACTATATACTGGCTGCCAGAGAGGGCGACGAACTGCAGATCGCCACCTGGCTGACCAGGGTCGATGGCCGGCTCAATATGACCCGCAAGTTTCAGGTGTACCGCGCCAGTGACGAGGCCCTGGTGCTCCGGGCCACCTGGCAGATGGTGTGCATCGAGCTCTCCAGCGGCAAACCCAAGCGGATGCCGCAGACCTTCAAGGAAATCTACTGTCCCGCCGTAGTCAGTGCCGAGGGCGGGTAA
- the secB gene encoding protein-export chaperone SecB produces the protein MAEEQNGAAVNGEAQQVQFAMQRIYLKDLSFETPMGAEVFKKQWKPEVNQELNTKTAKIDEDLYEVALTLTITVKVEGETAFLVEVQQAGLFGIKGLEGQQLAQALNTACPNILFPYAREVVDNVVTKGSFPALMLPPINFDALFAAALQQAQQQAAQGEEKTDA, from the coding sequence ATGGCTGAAGAACAAAACGGCGCAGCAGTAAACGGCGAAGCGCAACAAGTACAATTCGCAATGCAGCGCATTTACCTGAAAGACCTCTCCTTTGAGACTCCGATGGGCGCCGAGGTTTTCAAAAAGCAGTGGAAACCGGAAGTTAATCAGGAACTGAACACCAAGACCGCGAAGATCGACGAAGATCTGTACGAGGTCGCCCTGACCCTGACCATCACCGTCAAGGTGGAAGGCGAAACCGCTTTCCTGGTGGAAGTGCAGCAGGCTGGCCTGTTCGGCATCAAGGGCCTGGAAGGTCAGCAGCTGGCTCAGGCGCTGAACACTGCCTGCCCGAACATCCTCTTCCCCTACGCGCGCGAAGTGGTAGATAACGTGGTAACCAAGGGCTCCTTCCCCGCCCTGATGCTGCCGCCGATCAATTTCGACGCCCTGTTTGCCGCCGCTCTGCAGCAGGCGCAACAGCAGGCCGCGCAAGGCGAAGAGAAGACCGACGCTTAA
- a CDS encoding TonB-dependent receptor has translation MRKIMKFNPIAAGIMLACGASLVQAQGQLEEVTVTAQKREQSLQEVPVAVTAFGEDQLLENGVADLTDIQKLTPNTTLQVSRGTNSTLTAYIRGIGQQDPLWGFEPGVGIYVDDIYVARPQGAVMDVFDVERIEVLRGPQGTLYGKNTIGGAVKYVTKKLSGDTEFRIRGGLGSYNQRDLVLSGQTGLSDTAAIGFAVASYQRDGFGENVNTGAENYNKDILSARVSLEFNPNEDLFIRLAADTTQDDSNARFGHLMFDAPTGAETPLDDVYDNRSNMSPDNSVETSGMSLTAEWNVSDSVTVKSITASRSGDTDTAIDFDSVDRPDFDVPAYYKDEQFTQEFQVNWSGDKFNLVSGLYYYDGNAEGGFDAVLGMFGITQNVSGNVDTQSLAAYANYEYFLTDKLNMTLGGRYTRDEKSAEVFKGNYLGLYSPMFADRYDGTPAGGTPYAILTDYSNSKTWSQFDPKAGLNYQINDDTMVYGSFSSGFKSGGFDMRGDAVATPSTVDGYDPETAETFELGIKTQLLDDRVRLNAAAFSTDYEDMQVTVQSFDEASQNFTSAVVNAGQSKIQGLELEMLASITDRLTANVVLGYTDADYKEVLTYDAASDSIVNVADVWKNFQYSPERTGLGQLSYAMDMAGGELVLNGSVSYRDSIQIYAAPSDLDVGSVTLVDAGATYFSGNGDWQVSLQGKNLNDETYRNAGYNAFGWVTGYYGNPRTVALTGSYNF, from the coding sequence ATGCGCAAAATAATGAAATTTAATCCCATCGCCGCGGGCATCATGCTTGCCTGCGGTGCATCCCTCGTACAGGCACAAGGTCAGCTGGAAGAAGTGACCGTAACCGCGCAGAAGCGCGAGCAGTCGCTGCAGGAAGTGCCAGTAGCAGTCACCGCGTTCGGTGAAGACCAGCTGCTGGAAAACGGCGTTGCCGACCTGACCGACATTCAGAAGCTCACCCCCAACACTACCCTGCAGGTGAGCCGCGGCACCAACTCCACCCTGACCGCCTATATTCGCGGTATCGGCCAGCAGGATCCGCTGTGGGGCTTCGAGCCGGGAGTGGGCATCTATGTAGACGACATCTACGTTGCCCGTCCGCAGGGTGCAGTAATGGACGTGTTCGACGTAGAGCGTATCGAAGTACTGCGCGGCCCGCAGGGTACCCTGTACGGCAAGAACACCATCGGCGGCGCGGTCAAATATGTGACCAAAAAACTGAGCGGCGACACCGAATTCCGCATCCGCGGCGGTCTGGGTTCCTACAACCAGCGCGATCTGGTGCTGAGCGGCCAGACCGGTCTGTCTGACACCGCGGCCATCGGCTTCGCGGTAGCCAGTTACCAGCGCGACGGCTTCGGCGAAAACGTCAACACCGGCGCAGAAAACTACAACAAGGACATCCTGAGCGCCCGCGTCTCCCTGGAGTTCAACCCGAACGAAGACCTGTTCATCCGCCTGGCTGCGGACACCACGCAGGACGACTCCAACGCGCGCTTCGGCCACCTGATGTTCGACGCTCCGACCGGCGCCGAAACACCACTTGACGACGTTTACGACAATCGCTCCAACATGTCCCCGGACAACTCTGTAGAGACCAGCGGCATGTCCCTGACAGCCGAGTGGAATGTTTCAGACAGCGTCACCGTCAAGTCCATCACCGCTAGCCGCAGCGGCGATACCGACACCGCCATCGACTTCGACTCCGTCGACCGCCCGGACTTCGACGTGCCCGCCTACTACAAGGACGAGCAGTTCACCCAGGAATTCCAGGTCAACTGGAGCGGTGACAAGTTCAACCTGGTCTCAGGCCTCTACTACTATGACGGCAATGCCGAGGGCGGTTTCGACGCTGTACTTGGTATGTTCGGCATCACCCAGAACGTGAGCGGCAATGTGGACACCCAAAGCCTCGCCGCCTATGCCAACTACGAGTACTTCCTGACCGACAAGCTGAACATGACGCTGGGCGGTCGCTACACCCGTGACGAGAAGTCTGCAGAGGTGTTCAAGGGTAACTACCTCGGTTTGTACTCACCGATGTTCGCCGATCGCTACGACGGCACCCCGGCAGGAGGCACGCCTTACGCCATCCTCACCGACTACTCCAATAGCAAGACCTGGAGCCAGTTCGATCCTAAAGCCGGTTTGAACTACCAGATCAATGACGACACCATGGTGTACGGCAGCTTCAGCTCCGGCTTCAAGTCCGGTGGCTTCGACATGCGCGGCGACGCGGTTGCGACTCCGTCCACCGTCGACGGTTACGATCCGGAAACCGCCGAAACCTTCGAACTCGGTATCAAGACCCAGCTGCTGGATGATCGCGTCCGCCTGAACGCGGCCGCCTTCAGCACCGACTACGAAGACATGCAGGTTACGGTTCAGAGCTTCGACGAGGCCTCACAGAACTTCACCAGTGCCGTGGTTAACGCCGGCCAATCGAAGATCCAGGGCCTGGAACTGGAGATGCTGGCAAGTATTACCGATCGCCTGACTGCGAACGTGGTACTGGGCTACACCGACGCCGACTACAAGGAAGTACTGACCTATGATGCCGCCAGCGACAGCATCGTCAACGTGGCCGACGTATGGAAGAACTTCCAGTACAGCCCAGAGCGCACAGGCCTCGGCCAGCTGAGCTACGCCATGGACATGGCCGGTGGCGAGCTGGTACTGAACGGCTCTGTATCCTACCGCGATTCGATCCAGATCTACGCCGCCCCGAGCGACCTGGATGTAGGCTCCGTCACTCTGGTTGACGCCGGTGCTACCTACTTCAGCGGCAACGGCGATTGGCAGGTTTCCCTGCAGGGTAAGAACCTCAACGATGAGACTTACCGCAACGCCGGCTACAACGCCTTTGGCTGGGTGACCGGCTACTACGGCAACCCCCGCACCGTTGCTCTCACAGGTAGCTACAACTTCTAA
- the smrA gene encoding DNA endonuclease SmrA codes for MDKSDLEDFRGAMGALGDVKPLAPRHRQSAFKKDAHHDALNQRARREAATAQTARELNPLGGEYVEPVDPWDPIEFKRDGVQNGVYRNLRLGKYTVDARLDLHNHTIEMARSALYRFVKDCVEADVRCALVTHGKGEGRKQPALLKSCVNAWLPQLPEVLAFHSAQKQHGGLGATYLLLRKSERKRQQNLEQHQRRSRP; via the coding sequence GTGGACAAGAGCGATCTGGAAGATTTTCGCGGTGCGATGGGGGCGCTGGGAGACGTAAAACCACTGGCACCCAGGCATCGGCAGTCCGCCTTCAAAAAGGATGCGCACCATGATGCACTCAACCAGCGTGCCCGTCGCGAAGCGGCCACCGCGCAGACCGCGCGCGAACTGAACCCGCTCGGTGGCGAGTATGTAGAGCCGGTGGACCCCTGGGACCCGATCGAATTCAAGCGCGATGGTGTGCAGAATGGGGTTTACCGCAACCTGCGTCTGGGCAAATACACCGTGGACGCACGCCTGGACCTGCACAACCACACCATCGAAATGGCCCGCAGCGCCCTGTACCGGTTTGTAAAGGATTGCGTGGAAGCTGACGTGCGCTGCGCGCTGGTTACCCATGGCAAGGGCGAGGGGCGCAAGCAGCCCGCGCTGCTGAAAAGCTGCGTCAATGCCTGGCTGCCACAGCTCCCGGAAGTGCTGGCGTTTCACAGCGCGCAGAAACAGCACGGCGGCCTGGGGGCCACCTATCTGTTGCTACGCAAGAGTGAGCGCAAGCGGCAACAGAATCTGGAGCAGCACCAGCGCCGCTCCCGCCCCTGA